The Sesamum indicum cultivar Zhongzhi No. 13 linkage group LG1, S_indicum_v1.0, whole genome shotgun sequence genome includes a window with the following:
- the LOC105171371 gene encoding protein cornichon homolog 4-like, whose protein sequence is MADLFAWLISFFLVIAVIGIILFELMCLADLEYDYINPYDSASRINKAVLPEFVVQGVLCFLHLITGHWVMFLLCVPCTYYNVTLYTRRRHLVDVTEIFNQLPWEKKVKLYKLGYLVILLALTIFWMIWTIVDE, encoded by the exons ATGGCGGATTTATTTGCATGGCtgatttccttttttctcGTCATAGCTGTTATCGGTATTATACTTTTTGAG CTAATGTGCTTGGCTGACCTTGAGTACGATTATATCAATCCATATGATTCAGCATCTAGAATCAATAAGGCTGTTTTGCCTGAGTTTGTTGTTCAAGGAGTTTTGTGCTTCCTCCATCTGATTACAGGACACTGGGTTATGTTTTTGCTGTGTGTTCCGTGTACATACTATAATGTAACACT TTATACTAGGAGGCGGCACTTGGTAGATGTAACTGAGATATTCAACCAGCTTCCTTGGGAGAAGAAGGTAAAATTGTACAAGCTAGGATACCTGGTCATCCTTCTGGCTTTGACAATTTTCTG GATGATTTGGACCATTGTGGATGAATGA
- the LOC105171386 gene encoding protein DOWNY MILDEW RESISTANCE 6-like — MEPKVISGIQFSSLPSSYIRPESQRPKLSEVVECDNVPIVDLGCGDRSLIIKQIGDACREYGFFQVTNHGVSKEVVDKILGVAHEFFRLPVEEKMKLYSDDPSKTMRLSTSFNVKKETVHNWRDYLRLHCYPLDKYVPEWPTNPSSFKDIVSSYCMEVRQLGFRLQEAISESLGLDKDSLKNVLGEQGQHMAMNYYPACPEPELTYGLPAHTDPNALTILLQDLQVAGLQVLKDGKWMAIKPQPDAFVINIGDQLQALSNGKYKSVWHRAVVNADNARLSVASFLCPCDSANISAPKGLTSGEDGAVYRDFTYAEYYNKFWSRNLDQEHCLELFKN; from the exons ATGGAACCAAAGGTCATTAGTGGAATCCAGTTCTCAAGCCTCCCCAGCAGTTACATCCGTCCAGAATCTCAGAGGCCGAAACTGTCTGAAGTTGTGGAATGCGATAATGTTCCAATTGTTGACTTGGGTTGTGGAGATCGAAGcctaataattaaacaaattggaGATGCCTGTCGAGAATATGGATTCTTCCAG GTGACAAATCATGGAGTTTCAAAGGAGGTGGTGGATAAAATCCTGGGAGTGGCTCATGAATTCTTTAGATTACCTGTGGAAGAGAAGATGAAATTGTACTCTGATGACCCTTCCAAAACTATGCGACTTTCCACGAGTTTTAATGTGAAGAAGGAGACTGTTCATAATTGGAGGGACTATCTCAGGCTTCATTGTTATCCGTTGGACAAATATGTGCCCGAGTGGCCTACTAATCCCTCTTCTTTCAA GGATATTGTAAGTAGTTACTGCATGGAAGTTCGACAACTTGGGTTCAGATTGCAGGAAGCCATATCAGAGAGCCTAGGATTGGATAAAGACAGCCTCAAGAATGTCTTAGGAGAGCAAGGGCAACACATGGCTATGAACTATTATCCTGCATGCCCAGAACCAGAGCTGACGTATGGATTACCAGCACATACAGATCCCAATGCCCTCACCATTCTCCTTCAAGATTTGCAAGTAGCTGGGCTTCAAGTTCTCAAGGACGGAAAATGGATGGCAATAAAACCTCAGCCGGATGCTTTTGTCATTAACATCGGTGATCAACTCCAG GCACTGAGCAACGGGAAGTACAAAAGCGTTTGGCATCGCGCTGTAGTAAATGCAGATAACGCAAGACTCTCAGTGGCTTCCTTCCTCTGCCCATGCGACAGCGCAAACATTAGTGCTCCAAAGGGACTCACAAGTGGAGAAGATGGAGCCGTTTATAGAGATTTCACATATGCTGAGTATTACAATAAGTTCTGGAGCAGGAACTTGGACCAGGAGCACTGTTTGGAACTATTCAAGAACTAG